A genomic region of Arvicola amphibius chromosome X, mArvAmp1.2, whole genome shotgun sequence contains the following coding sequences:
- the Pin4 gene encoding peptidyl-prolyl cis-trans isomerase NIMA-interacting 4 gives MPPKGKSGSGKGGKGGTASGSDSADKKAQGPKGGGNAVKVRHILCEKHGKIMEAMEKLKSGMRFNEVAAQYSEDKARQGGDLGWMTRGSMVGPFQEAAFALPVSGMDKPVYTDPPVKTKFGYHIIMVEGRK, from the exons ATGCCGCCGAAGGGGAAAAGTGGTTCTGGAAAAGGGGGGAAAG gagGTACCGCTTCTGGGAGTGACAGTGCTGACAAGAAAGCTCAGGGCCCTAAAGGTGGTGGCAATGCAGTAAAG GTCAGACATATTTTATGTGAAAAACATGGCAAAATCATGGAAGCCATGGAAAAGTTAAAGTCTGGAATGAGATTCAATGAAGTGGCTGCACAGTACAGTGAAGATAAAGCCAGGCAAGGG gGTGACCTGGGTTGGATGACCAGAGGGTCCATGGTAGGACCGTTTCAAGAAGCAGCATTTGCCTTGCCTGTAAGTGGGATGGATAAGCCTGTGTATACAGACCCACCGGTTAAGACAAAATTTGGATATCATATTATTATggttgaaggaagaaaataa